A portion of the Actomonas aquatica genome contains these proteins:
- a CDS encoding site-specific integrase, protein MNLKPNPSSRDAIEHYLDRLGFPPKNDPANDVQLRLLYGSASGEHSQLRMADILPEHEYSPGIPTVLDLHRGWRETTTGKAPYQRDVLTDCVWLLYVALHYHATNTHIVDKRRNLIRSIAPAILSLPVTAIPSTAVRLFFDHAEWAAEDLGIEVTTTVNQVAANFSLVIREGQKSLGIAYPNLHDAVIGERFKIDHKPVSAPSAESLQQLFATLPGIPRDIQQSILLALFTGLRHRETRFIRWSDIGLSQNPPMLRVLQRGTSMTKNGHNRTTAGAPGFLELLHQKFYRGQPLDEPIVYPLSDAKDALRMKQTVDYLRAVELYNTPNLMHYCRKIAITALIKEFGLRKVSRYAGHATTDLTEKHYVLRDWTDHLGDIYHDGMRQFLSC, encoded by the coding sequence ATGAACCTCAAACCAAATCCATCCTCCCGGGACGCAATCGAGCATTACCTAGATAGACTCGGCTTTCCGCCAAAAAACGATCCCGCGAACGACGTCCAGCTTCGCTTACTCTATGGGTCCGCATCCGGCGAGCACTCTCAACTACGCATGGCCGACATTCTGCCGGAGCACGAGTATTCACCGGGTATCCCCACCGTGCTGGACTTGCATCGGGGATGGCGTGAGACCACGACCGGAAAGGCCCCCTATCAACGCGACGTCCTGACTGACTGTGTCTGGCTCCTGTATGTCGCGCTGCACTATCACGCGACCAACACCCATATTGTCGATAAGCGGCGGAACCTCATTCGCTCCATCGCTCCCGCCATCCTTTCCCTTCCCGTCACCGCAATCCCGTCCACCGCAGTGCGGCTATTTTTCGATCACGCTGAGTGGGCTGCGGAAGACCTCGGGATCGAGGTCACCACCACCGTCAATCAGGTTGCAGCCAACTTTTCCCTGGTTATCCGGGAGGGACAAAAGAGCCTGGGGATAGCGTATCCAAATCTCCATGACGCCGTCATCGGGGAGCGCTTCAAAATCGACCACAAGCCGGTGTCGGCACCGTCCGCCGAGAGTCTGCAGCAACTGTTTGCCACGCTCCCCGGAATTCCGCGAGACATCCAGCAATCCATCCTGCTCGCGCTGTTCACTGGTTTACGCCACCGTGAAACTCGCTTCATTCGCTGGAGCGATATTGGCCTCAGCCAAAATCCCCCGATGCTTCGCGTGCTCCAACGCGGCACCTCCATGACGAAAAACGGGCACAACCGAACAACCGCTGGCGCGCCCGGATTTCTTGAACTATTGCACCAAAAATTCTACCGCGGGCAACCGCTCGACGAACCCATTGTGTATCCACTGTCCGACGCAAAGGACGCTCTGCGCATGAAGCAAACCGTCGACTACCTCCGCGCGGTCGAACTCTACAACACTCCCAATCTCATGCACTACTGTCGCAAAATAGCGATCACCGCCCTGATCAAGGAATTCGGACTCCGCAAAGTCAGTCGCTACGCGGGACACGCCACCACGGATCTCACCGAGAAACACTATGTTTTGCGCGACTGGACCGACCACTTGGGCGACATCTACCATGACGGAATGCGGCAGTTTCTCTCCTGCTGA
- a CDS encoding site-specific DNA-methyltransferase encodes MKKLTPDRLIQADVLDGLADLPDDLFQLIIADPPYGNVLVEESWDNELEGDAYLEWTEEWFRAALRTLRPDGLFFVFGQLGQREHRWIHVCSLLCRLACFHDMLIWDRVVGYNDRGDSFTPAYEQCLVLRKTPDTRPYFNKDAVRLPYDAATISRYLKDKRYKDLDARRTHLEKGKYATNLLRVPSLKGSSREKVGHPSQKPEKLISMLVESSSRPGDWVLDPFFGSGTTGVVCERLGRHWIGIEKDPGYCRIAEERIAAAQTRLESKVTERGSA; translated from the coding sequence ATGAAAAAGCTGACACCAGACCGGCTCATCCAAGCAGATGTACTGGATGGCCTCGCGGACCTGCCGGACGATTTATTCCAATTGATCATCGCCGACCCGCCATACGGTAACGTGTTGGTGGAGGAGTCGTGGGACAATGAACTTGAAGGGGACGCATACCTCGAATGGACGGAGGAGTGGTTTCGCGCGGCACTGCGGACGCTGCGACCGGATGGGTTGTTTTTTGTCTTCGGCCAGTTGGGTCAGCGCGAACACCGCTGGATTCATGTCTGCTCCCTCCTCTGTCGGCTCGCCTGCTTCCACGATATGCTGATCTGGGACCGCGTGGTCGGCTACAATGACCGCGGCGACAGTTTTACCCCCGCCTACGAGCAGTGCCTGGTGTTGCGCAAAACCCCGGACACCCGCCCCTACTTCAACAAAGACGCCGTGCGTCTACCCTACGACGCTGCCACCATCTCCCGCTACCTGAAGGACAAACGCTATAAGGACCTGGACGCCCGCCGCACCCATCTGGAAAAAGGCAAATACGCCACCAACCTCCTCCGCGTCCCCAGCCTGAAGGGTTCAAGTCGGGAAAAAGTGGGGCACCCGTCGCAGAAGCCGGAGAAACTGATTTCGATGTTAGTCGAAAGCAGCTCACGCCCAGGTGACTGGGTGCTGGATCCGTTCTTCGGCAGCGGCACGACGGGCGTCGTCTGCGAACGCCTCGGCCGCCATTGGATCGGAATCGAAAAAGATCCCGGCTACTGCCGGATCGCAGAAGAACGGATTGCTGCTGCCCAAACCCGACTTGAATCGAAGGTGACGGAGCGCGGCAGCGCGTAG
- a CDS encoding metallophosphoesterase family protein: protein MKMLHVTDFHGHLPWYQWTARQAARYDLVALTGDLIDDTLSVSTEEQICVVRSLAAQLESKLLICGGNHDARELDPPHGYHDWLPDLRRHTLGSGESVIDFRGLRIGYLDWGDAPMWGDLDLLLSHQPPARCGPAIAEPEGIDWGDLSLRDYLDAELLRPRLVFSGHVHRPRRWAGCIKNTVTLNPGQAPSASAVPAHIEVDLLHRTLHWHSGTGLVDGRRLPE, encoded by the coding sequence ATGAAAATGCTCCACGTGACTGACTTTCACGGGCACCTGCCCTGGTATCAGTGGACCGCCCGTCAGGCGGCACGCTATGACCTCGTGGCTCTCACGGGTGATCTGATCGACGACACGCTTTCAGTATCCACGGAAGAGCAGATCTGCGTAGTGCGATCCCTCGCCGCCCAACTGGAAAGCAAGCTCCTCATCTGTGGGGGCAACCACGATGCGCGTGAACTGGATCCGCCGCACGGGTATCACGACTGGCTGCCGGACTTGCGCCGCCACACGCTGGGGAGCGGCGAGTCGGTGATCGATTTCAGGGGACTGCGGATTGGATACCTCGATTGGGGCGATGCTCCCATGTGGGGCGATCTGGATCTGCTGCTTAGTCACCAGCCGCCGGCGCGCTGTGGTCCTGCGATTGCGGAACCGGAGGGCATTGATTGGGGCGACCTGAGTTTGCGGGACTACCTGGACGCCGAATTGCTGCGGCCGCGCTTGGTTTTTTCGGGTCACGTTCACCGGCCACGGAGGTGGGCGGGGTGTATCAAGAATACGGTTACGCTAAATCCCGGACAAGCTCCGAGCGCATCCGCGGTGCCTGCGCACATTGAGGTCGACCTCTTGCACCGCACGCTGCACTGGCACAGCGGCACCGGTTTGGTAGATGGACGGCGTTTGCCAGAGTAA
- the cysQ gene encoding 3'(2'),5'-bisphosphate nucleotidase CysQ has protein sequence MRSIAEAAGQETLRFYGQPLTVDAKADDSPLTQADLASHRLITARLREAFPEIPVVSEEDTERDASIASAQRFFVVDPLDGTKEFIKQTGSFTVNIGLVENGRPVAGIVHVPVSGVTYGADTNGGAWRAEKDGEPQPIKTCSPAAEPLRIVASRDHAGPEVKALLERFPDAECLSIGSSLKFCLVAEGKADVYLRDVPTMEWDTAAAQAVVEAAGGAVLTHPAQTLLTYGKPEYRNGSLLTVGTLSLADRLGG, from the coding sequence TTGAGATCCATCGCTGAAGCCGCGGGTCAGGAGACCCTGCGCTTCTACGGACAACCGCTGACCGTCGATGCCAAGGCCGACGACTCCCCGCTGACCCAGGCCGACCTGGCCTCGCACCGGCTCATCACGGCGCGTCTGCGCGAGGCCTTTCCAGAGATTCCCGTCGTCTCAGAGGAAGACACCGAGCGCGACGCCTCCATCGCCTCCGCCCAACGTTTCTTCGTGGTCGATCCGCTCGACGGCACCAAGGAGTTCATCAAACAAACCGGCTCCTTCACGGTGAACATCGGACTCGTCGAAAACGGCCGCCCCGTCGCTGGCATCGTGCACGTGCCCGTCTCCGGTGTCACCTACGGCGCCGACACCAACGGGGGCGCTTGGCGCGCGGAAAAGGACGGCGAACCCCAGCCCATCAAAACCTGCTCTCCGGCCGCCGAACCGCTGCGCATCGTCGCCAGCCGTGACCACGCCGGCCCCGAGGTAAAGGCGCTGCTCGAACGTTTCCCCGACGCCGAATGCCTCAGCATCGGCAGCTCGCTGAAATTCTGCCTCGTGGCCGAAGGTAAAGCCGACGTCTACCTGCGCGACGTGCCCACCATGGAGTGGGACACCGCCGCCGCCCAAGCCGTCGTCGAAGCCGCCGGTGGCGCCGTGCTCACGCACCCCGCCCAAACCCTGCTCACGTATGGCAAACCTGAATACCGCAACGGCTCCCTCCTCACCGTCGGCACCCTCTCCCTCGCCGACCGGCTGGGCGGATGA
- a CDS encoding NAD-dependent epimerase/dehydratase family protein → MALAKDPSSFTPSPRTILLTGVAGFIGSHTARALLAAGHRVVGVDNLNTYYDVRLKDYRLDLLLGGDGSRLGPSPTDSAFAGIEEVHGAFTFKALEVEDSAAVNRLFADYRFDAVINLAARAGVRYSVEHPELYASTNVSGSVNLLQAMSKSGVNKYVLASSSSLYAGAPAPFVETHNVNRPLSPYAASKLAAEAMAYSFHHLHGIDVSVLRYFTVYGPASRPDMSPLRFLKWIDEGTPLTLYGDGSQTRDFTHVDDIVAGTVAALRPLGYEVINLGGGNTPMSIRRLIALFEEALGKRAIIDQQPFHGGDMQDTAADVSKAERLLGWAPTVKPEDGFRRMAEWYQANRSWLRGIRL, encoded by the coding sequence ATGGCTTTGGCGAAAGACCCCTCTTCCTTCACTCCTTCACCCCGGACGATTCTGTTGACCGGGGTGGCGGGTTTCATCGGCTCGCACACAGCCCGGGCCTTGTTGGCCGCGGGTCACCGGGTGGTGGGGGTGGATAACCTCAACACCTACTACGATGTTCGCCTCAAAGACTACCGGTTGGATCTGTTGCTGGGGGGCGACGGCAGCCGGCTCGGTCCTTCCCCCACAGATTCGGCGTTCGCGGGCATCGAGGAGGTGCATGGCGCCTTCACCTTCAAGGCGCTCGAGGTCGAGGACTCGGCCGCGGTGAATCGTTTGTTTGCGGATTACCGCTTCGACGCCGTGATCAATTTGGCGGCGCGCGCCGGGGTCCGATATTCGGTCGAACACCCGGAGTTGTATGCCTCCACCAATGTTTCCGGTTCGGTGAATCTGCTGCAGGCGATGAGCAAATCCGGCGTGAACAAATACGTGCTGGCTTCGTCGTCGTCGCTCTATGCGGGCGCCCCGGCGCCGTTTGTGGAGACGCACAACGTGAACCGTCCGCTTTCGCCGTATGCGGCCTCAAAACTCGCGGCGGAGGCGATGGCGTATTCGTTTCACCACCTGCACGGCATCGACGTTTCGGTGCTGCGTTATTTCACCGTGTATGGTCCGGCAAGTCGGCCGGACATGAGTCCGCTGCGTTTCTTGAAGTGGATCGATGAAGGCACGCCGCTCACGCTTTACGGCGACGGGAGTCAGACGCGCGATTTCACCCATGTGGACGACATTGTCGCCGGCACGGTCGCGGCGCTGCGGCCGCTCGGTTACGAGGTGATCAATCTGGGCGGGGGCAATACGCCGATGTCGATCCGGCGATTGATCGCGCTGTTTGAAGAGGCCTTGGGCAAGCGGGCGATCATTGATCAACAACCCTTCCACGGCGGCGACATGCAGGACACGGCGGCGGACGTCAGCAAGGCGGAGCGATTGCTCGGCTGGGCGCCGACGGTAAAACCCGAAGACGGCTTCCGGCGCATGGCGGAGTGGTATCAGGCGAATCGCAGTTGGTTGCGGGGCATCCGCCTTTGA
- the cysN gene encoding sulfate adenylyltransferase subunit CysN — MSTTNYTDMELLRFTTAGSVDDGKSTLIGRLMYDTKTIFEDQLDSIERTSKQRGDGHLDLALLTDGLRAEREQGITIDVAYRYFATPRRKFIISDTPGHIQYTRNMVTGASTANLAIILVDARKGVIEQTCRHSFIASLLGIKHITVAVNKMDLIDFDQAKFDEIVRAYKDFASRLDVPEITFIPISALHGDNVVEKSANTPWYQGPTLLYHLETVYIGTDANHVDPRFPVQYVIRPHSDEWHDFRGFAGRVASGVFKPGDDVTVLPSGFNAKIKAIHTHDGELDEAFAPHSVAITLDREIDISRGDMLAKPNNQPTVGQDIDLMICWFSEKKSLAPRGKYLLRHTSKECRAVVRDVHYKVDVNTLHKHEDDKTVSLNDIARITLRTSAPLFYDSYRKNRITGSIILVDEFSNETVAAGMIR, encoded by the coding sequence ATGAGTACCACGAATTACACTGACATGGAACTGCTCCGCTTCACTACGGCGGGGTCCGTCGATGACGGGAAGAGCACGCTCATCGGGCGGCTCATGTATGACACCAAGACCATCTTCGAGGACCAACTCGACTCCATCGAGCGCACCTCCAAGCAGCGCGGCGACGGCCACCTCGACCTCGCCCTGCTCACCGATGGTCTGCGCGCCGAGCGCGAACAGGGCATCACCATCGATGTGGCCTACCGCTACTTCGCCACGCCGCGCCGCAAGTTCATCATCTCCGACACGCCCGGCCACATCCAATACACCCGCAACATGGTCACCGGCGCCTCCACCGCCAACCTGGCCATCATCCTGGTCGACGCGCGCAAGGGTGTCATCGAGCAGACCTGCCGCCACTCCTTCATCGCCTCCCTGCTCGGCATCAAACACATCACCGTCGCCGTGAACAAGATGGACCTGATCGACTTCGACCAGGCCAAGTTCGACGAGATCGTGCGCGCCTACAAGGACTTCGCCAGCCGCCTCGACGTGCCGGAAATCACCTTCATCCCGATCAGCGCCCTGCACGGCGACAACGTGGTCGAGAAGTCGGCCAACACGCCATGGTATCAAGGCCCGACCCTGCTCTACCATCTCGAGACGGTTTACATCGGCACCGACGCCAACCACGTCGACCCGCGCTTCCCGGTCCAATACGTCATCCGCCCCCACTCCGACGAGTGGCATGACTTCCGCGGCTTCGCCGGCCGCGTCGCCAGCGGCGTCTTCAAACCGGGCGACGACGTCACCGTGCTGCCCTCCGGCTTCAACGCCAAGATCAAGGCCATCCACACGCACGACGGTGAACTCGACGAGGCTTTCGCCCCGCACTCCGTCGCCATCACCCTCGACCGCGAGATCGACATCTCCCGCGGCGACATGCTGGCCAAGCCCAACAACCAGCCGACGGTCGGCCAGGACATCGACCTCATGATCTGCTGGTTCTCCGAAAAGAAGAGCCTCGCCCCGCGCGGCAAATACCTCCTGCGCCACACCAGCAAGGAGTGCCGCGCCGTCGTCCGCGACGTGCACTACAAAGTCGACGTCAACACCCTCCACAAACACGAGGACGACAAGACGGTCAGCCTGAACGACATCGCCCGCATCACCCTGCGCACCTCCGCCCCCCTCTTCTACGACTCCTACCGCAAAAACCGCATCACCGGCTCCATCATCCTCGTCGACGAATTTTCCAACGAGACCGTGGCCGCCGGAATGATCCGGTAG
- the cysC gene encoding adenylyl-sulfate kinase, with product MNHLYTIHDRLVSRAEKEQRLGQRGQVIWFYGLSGSGKSTIAAALERELHEAGRFTKVLDGDNIRSGLNANLGFSDDDRRENIRRIAEVAKLFADTGLITLVSFITPKRELRALAREVLGETDLTLVYVKASFETCQQRDPKGLYAKVAAGQVKQFTGKDSGFEEPTADDTNIVIDTEAQDLPACVAQAQTLLRG from the coding sequence ATGAACCATCTCTACACCATCCACGACCGCCTTGTATCCCGTGCTGAAAAAGAGCAACGGCTCGGCCAGCGCGGACAGGTGATCTGGTTCTACGGCCTGAGCGGTTCGGGCAAGTCCACCATCGCCGCCGCGCTCGAACGCGAACTCCACGAAGCCGGTCGATTCACCAAGGTGCTCGACGGCGACAACATCCGCAGCGGCCTCAACGCCAACCTCGGCTTCTCCGACGACGATCGCCGCGAAAACATCCGCCGCATCGCCGAAGTCGCCAAACTCTTCGCCGACACCGGACTCATCACGCTGGTGAGTTTCATCACGCCCAAACGTGAACTCCGCGCCCTCGCTCGCGAAGTCCTCGGCGAAACCGATCTGACGCTCGTCTACGTGAAGGCCTCGTTCGAGACCTGCCAGCAACGCGACCCCAAAGGCCTCTACGCCAAGGTCGCCGCCGGCCAGGTGAAGCAGTTCACCGGCAAGGATTCCGGCTTCGAAGAACCCACCGCCGACGACACCAATATCGTCATCGACACCGAAGCCCAAGACCTACCCGCCTGCGTCGCACAAGCGCAAACGCTGCTGCGCGGCTAA
- the cysD gene encoding sulfate adenylyltransferase subunit CysD: MSNYTVNHLQHLESEAIYVLRETAAQFGRPVLLFSGGKDSIVVAHLAKKAFWPGKMPFPLMHVDTGHNFAETIDYRDQFVADVGANLVVASVQKSIDEGRVQEEKGPNASRNGLQTVTLLDAIEEHEFDCAIGGARRDEEKARAKERFFSHRDEFGQWDPKNQRPELWNLFNGRKAPGEHFRVFPLSNWTEMDVWQYIKQENIPLPSIYFTHEREVIRRGGTWLAVTDFITPQPDEVVETRQVRFRTVGDATCTGAVESPAASIDDVIAEVAAARQTERGTRADDKRSDTAMEDRKKAGYF, from the coding sequence ATGTCAAATTACACCGTAAACCATCTCCAGCACCTCGAATCCGAGGCCATCTACGTGCTGCGTGAAACCGCCGCCCAGTTCGGACGTCCGGTGCTGCTCTTTTCTGGAGGCAAGGACTCCATCGTCGTCGCCCACTTGGCCAAGAAGGCGTTCTGGCCGGGCAAGATGCCGTTTCCGCTGATGCACGTGGATACCGGCCACAACTTCGCCGAAACCATCGACTATCGGGATCAGTTCGTCGCTGACGTCGGGGCCAACCTGGTCGTCGCGTCCGTCCAGAAGTCCATCGATGAGGGCCGCGTGCAGGAGGAAAAGGGCCCCAACGCCTCCCGCAATGGCCTGCAGACCGTGACCTTGCTCGACGCCATCGAGGAGCACGAATTCGACTGCGCCATCGGCGGTGCCCGCCGCGACGAGGAAAAGGCCCGCGCCAAGGAGCGTTTTTTCTCCCATCGCGATGAGTTTGGCCAATGGGACCCGAAGAACCAGCGCCCCGAGCTCTGGAACCTCTTCAACGGCCGCAAGGCCCCCGGTGAACACTTCCGCGTCTTCCCGCTCTCCAACTGGACCGAGATGGATGTATGGCAATACATCAAGCAGGAGAACATCCCCCTGCCCTCCATCTACTTCACCCACGAGCGTGAAGTCATCCGCCGCGGCGGCACGTGGCTGGCCGTGACCGACTTCATCACGCCGCAACCCGACGAGGTCGTCGAAACCCGCCAGGTGCGCTTCCGCACCGTCGGTGACGCCACCTGCACCGGCGCGGTCGAATCCCCCGCCGCCTCCATCGACGACGTCATCGCCGAAGTCGCCGCCGCCCGCCAAACCGAACGCGGCACGAGAGCCGACGACAAACGCAGCGACACCGCCATGGAAGACAGAAAGAAAGCCGGCTATTTCTGA
- a CDS encoding DNA-methyltransferase produces MPPGQPERQKVGHPSQKPERLIEMLVASSSKEGDWVLDPFFGSGTTGVVCERLGRSWIGIERNPDYCRIATTRLRRANPNP; encoded by the coding sequence GTGCCCCCAGGGCAGCCGGAACGGCAAAAAGTCGGGCATCCCAGCCAAAAGCCCGAGCGCCTGATCGAGATGCTCGTTGCGAGCAGCTCAAAGGAAGGCGATTGGGTACTGGATCCGTTCTTCGGCAGTGGCACCACGGGCGTCGTCTGCGAACGGCTTGGCCGGAGTTGGATCGGGATCGAACGGAATCCCGACTACTGCCGGATCGCAACGACACGGCTGCGCCGCGCAAATCCTAACCCTTAA
- a CDS encoding four helix bundle protein, which produces MSFAERFENLEIWQQAQELAVQIYSEFGASSPSARDLRFNSQIQAAAVSISNNIAEGFDSGSNPEFARFLRIAKRSCAEVRSMFYLAVRLNYLSSARSGELRNDAEVLSKRIAAFTRTLK; this is translated from the coding sequence ATGTCGTTCGCTGAGCGTTTCGAGAACTTGGAAATCTGGCAGCAGGCTCAGGAGCTCGCCGTCCAGATCTACTCTGAGTTCGGAGCATCCTCTCCTTCCGCTCGCGACCTTCGCTTCAACAGCCAAATTCAAGCGGCGGCCGTCTCCATCTCCAACAATATCGCAGAAGGATTTGATTCCGGTTCGAATCCTGAATTCGCCCGCTTCCTCCGCATCGCGAAACGCTCATGCGCCGAAGTTCGCAGCATGTTCTATCTAGCGGTACGTCTAAACTACCTTTCGTCAGCCCGATCCGGCGAGCTCCGCAACGACGCCGAAGTTCTCTCTAAACGCATCGCGGCCTTCACTCGCACCCTCAAGTAA
- a CDS encoding GbsR/MarR family transcriptional regulator yields the protein MPIEQGRNPAKPSRETGVDSYSVDANSGARGGGAAAAGQGAVAFEDEVIAIFVDMMQTLGLPKSHGEIYGLLYATPEPLSFAEINERLALSKGSVSGGLKALRGIGAVKVVAGGEDRRERFAPELEMRKLVLAYLRERIQPQLEANAARMARLDELLKRAATTPASQKVLQSRLGKLAKWREKASGIIPWVARFLR from the coding sequence ATGCCGATTGAGCAGGGACGCAACCCGGCGAAGCCGTCCCGAGAAACTGGGGTCGACTCATATTCAGTTGATGCGAACTCTGGCGCCAGAGGCGGTGGCGCGGCGGCGGCGGGGCAGGGGGCGGTAGCGTTTGAGGACGAAGTGATCGCGATCTTTGTGGACATGATGCAGACGCTCGGCCTGCCCAAGTCGCACGGGGAGATATATGGCCTGCTGTATGCGACGCCGGAGCCGCTCAGTTTTGCGGAGATCAACGAGCGGCTGGCCCTGAGCAAAGGGTCGGTGAGCGGCGGATTGAAGGCGCTGCGAGGGATAGGGGCGGTGAAGGTGGTCGCGGGGGGGGAGGACCGGCGGGAGCGGTTTGCGCCGGAGTTGGAGATGCGTAAGCTCGTGTTGGCGTATCTTCGGGAGCGGATTCAGCCGCAATTGGAGGCCAACGCGGCCCGTATGGCGCGGTTGGACGAGCTGCTCAAGCGCGCGGCAACGACGCCCGCATCGCAGAAAGTGCTCCAATCGCGTTTGGGCAAACTGGCCAAATGGCGGGAAAAAGCATCGGGGATCATTCCCTGGGTTGCCCGGTTTCTCAGATAA
- the gmd gene encoding GDP-mannose 4,6-dehydratase, with translation MKKAFITGITGQDGSYLAELLLAKGYAVHGLVRRASAYNRSRIDHLRTDENVGSGRLVLHYGELNDVTSFHRLLHKIEPAEIYHLAGQSHVGLSFELPEVTCLENGMATLHLLESMRELDTSTRLYLAQSSEIFGAPEGEDPQDETTPVAPRNPYGCAKVFSMQLGKVYRESHGLFVCNGIAFNHESPRRGENFVTRKISMGAARIAAGDEAVIELGNLDGRRDWGYAPEYVEAMWRMLQQDRADDFVLATGRTHTVREFAAAAFAAVGVPVDFQGQGVEEVARRRDNGAIVLRVSPRYFRPVDAVSLRGNPAKAKAELGWKAQTQGADLAALMVEAERG, from the coding sequence ATGAAGAAGGCATTTATCACCGGCATCACTGGGCAGGATGGATCCTATCTGGCGGAGCTGTTGCTCGCCAAGGGGTATGCGGTGCATGGCCTGGTGCGGCGGGCGAGTGCCTACAATCGCAGTCGGATCGATCATCTGCGCACCGACGAAAACGTGGGCTCGGGTCGGTTGGTGCTGCACTACGGTGAACTCAACGACGTCACTTCCTTCCACCGGTTGCTGCACAAGATCGAACCGGCGGAGATCTATCATCTGGCGGGCCAAAGCCATGTGGGTCTGAGTTTTGAACTACCTGAAGTGACCTGCTTGGAAAACGGCATGGCCACGCTCCACCTGTTGGAGAGTATGCGCGAGTTGGATACGTCGACCCGGCTCTACCTGGCGCAGAGTTCGGAAATCTTCGGCGCGCCGGAGGGCGAGGATCCGCAGGACGAGACGACGCCGGTGGCGCCGCGTAATCCCTACGGCTGCGCCAAGGTCTTCTCGATGCAATTGGGCAAGGTGTATCGCGAATCGCACGGGCTGTTTGTGTGCAACGGTATTGCCTTCAACCATGAGTCGCCGCGGCGCGGGGAAAATTTTGTGACGCGCAAAATCAGTATGGGCGCGGCGCGCATTGCGGCTGGAGACGAAGCGGTCATCGAGCTGGGCAATCTGGATGGTCGCCGTGACTGGGGTTATGCGCCGGAGTATGTCGAGGCGATGTGGCGGATGCTGCAGCAGGACCGGGCGGATGACTTTGTTTTGGCCACGGGCCGCACCCATACCGTGCGGGAGTTCGCCGCGGCCGCGTTCGCGGCGGTCGGCGTGCCGGTGGACTTTCAGGGGCAAGGTGTGGAGGAAGTGGCGCGTCGCCGCGACAACGGCGCCATCGTCCTGCGCGTGTCGCCGCGGTATTTTCGTCCGGTGGACGCCGTCAGCTTGCGCGGCAACCCGGCGAAGGCGAAAGCCGAGTTGGGCTGGAAAGCCCAAACGCAAGGCGCGGACCTGGCGGCGTTGATGGTCGAGGCGGAGCGGGGATAG